Proteins from one Mycobacterium sp. SMC-2 genomic window:
- a CDS encoding acyl-CoA synthetase, with translation MDLNLSIITRPVERLIATAQNGLEVIRLGGLETGSAPSPSQIVESVPMYKLRRYFPPDSRPDKPPVGPPVLMVHPMMMSADMWDVTREDGAVGILHANGLDPWVIDFGEPDKVEGGMRRTLADHIVALSQAIDTVKDVTGTDIHLVGYSQGGMWCYQVAAYRRSKSLASIVTFGSPVDTLAALPMGIPPNFAAPAANFMADHVFSRLDIPSWMARTGFQLLDPLKTAKARVDFVRQLHDREALLPREQQRRFLEREGWIAWSGPAISELLKQFIAHNRMMTGGFAVNGQMVTLTDITCPVLAFVGEVDDIGQPASVRGIRRAAPDAEVYESTIRTGHFGLVVGSKAAQQSWPTVAAWVKWLSTGGDKPDGVDLMADQPAEHTDSGVALSSRITHGLGEVSEAALGMVRGAANTVVAANKSMRTLAVETARTLPRLVRLGQINDHTRISLGRIIDEQAHDAPQGEFLLFDGRVHTYEAVNRRINNVVRGLIEVGVRQGDRVGVLMETRPSALVAIAALSRLGATAVVMRPDSDLAASVRLGGVTELLTDPTNLETVLASDRQGLRQVLVLGGGESRDLHLPDDSDVIDMERIDPDAVELPGWYRPNPGLARDLAFIAFSAVGGELVAKQITNYRWAVSAFGTASTAALGRQDTVYCLTPLHHESALLVSLGGAVVGGTRIALSRGLDRDRFVQEVRQYGVTVVSYTWAMLREIVDDPAFVLHGNHPVRLFIGSGMPTGLWERVVDAFAPAHVVEFFATTDGQAVLANVSGAKIGSKGRPLPGAGRIELAAYDAEQDLILENDRGFVQVAEPKQVGVLLAASNGPIDPTASVKRGVFAAGDTWISTEYLFYRDDDGDYWLAGRRGSMVHTARGPVFDEPVTNALGCINGVDLAVTYNVPVGDRELAVSAVTLLPGASITAADLTDAVAKIPIGVGPDIVHVCPEMSLSATYRPTVSALRAAGIPKSGRQAWYFDAEANFFRKLTPSVRSELRGRTDG, from the coding sequence GTGGATCTCAACTTGTCGATCATCACGCGACCGGTCGAGCGCCTGATAGCTACGGCGCAGAACGGGCTGGAGGTCATCCGGCTGGGGGGCTTGGAAACAGGTAGCGCCCCATCGCCGTCGCAAATCGTCGAGAGCGTACCGATGTACAAGCTTCGACGGTATTTCCCGCCGGACAGCCGGCCGGACAAGCCGCCGGTAGGCCCGCCGGTGCTCATGGTGCACCCGATGATGATGTCGGCGGACATGTGGGACGTCACCCGCGAGGACGGGGCGGTGGGCATCCTGCACGCCAATGGGCTGGATCCCTGGGTCATCGACTTCGGCGAACCGGACAAGGTGGAAGGCGGCATGCGACGCACCCTGGCCGACCACATTGTCGCGCTCAGTCAGGCCATCGACACGGTCAAGGACGTCACGGGCACCGACATCCACCTGGTCGGCTATTCGCAGGGTGGCATGTGGTGCTACCAGGTTGCCGCCTACCGGCGTTCGAAAAGCCTGGCCAGCATCGTCACCTTCGGTTCGCCGGTGGATACCCTGGCCGCCTTGCCGATGGGCATCCCACCGAACTTCGCCGCGCCGGCCGCCAATTTCATGGCCGACCACGTGTTCAGCCGGCTGGACATCCCCAGTTGGATGGCGCGCACCGGCTTTCAGTTGCTCGACCCGCTCAAGACCGCCAAGGCCCGGGTTGACTTCGTGCGCCAGCTGCACGACCGGGAGGCCCTGCTCCCGCGCGAGCAGCAGCGGCGCTTCCTCGAGCGCGAAGGATGGATCGCCTGGTCGGGCCCGGCGATCTCCGAACTGCTCAAGCAATTCATCGCGCACAACCGGATGATGACGGGCGGCTTCGCCGTCAACGGCCAGATGGTCACGCTCACCGACATCACCTGCCCGGTGCTGGCCTTCGTCGGCGAGGTAGACGACATCGGGCAGCCCGCCTCGGTGCGCGGCATCCGGCGGGCGGCACCGGACGCCGAGGTCTACGAATCCACCATCCGCACAGGCCATTTCGGTCTGGTCGTGGGATCGAAAGCGGCGCAACAGAGTTGGCCGACCGTCGCCGCGTGGGTGAAATGGCTGTCCACCGGCGGCGACAAGCCGGACGGCGTCGACCTGATGGCCGACCAGCCCGCCGAGCACACCGACAGCGGTGTCGCGCTGAGCTCCCGGATCACCCACGGCCTCGGCGAGGTCTCCGAGGCGGCGCTGGGCATGGTGCGCGGCGCGGCCAACACGGTGGTCGCGGCCAACAAGTCGATGCGCACCCTGGCCGTGGAAACGGCCCGCACCCTGCCGCGGCTGGTCCGGCTGGGACAGATCAACGACCACACCCGCATCTCGCTGGGCCGCATCATCGATGAGCAGGCCCACGACGCCCCCCAGGGCGAATTCCTCCTGTTCGACGGGCGCGTGCATACCTACGAGGCCGTCAACCGGCGCATCAACAACGTCGTCCGCGGCCTGATCGAGGTCGGGGTGCGGCAGGGCGACCGGGTAGGCGTCCTGATGGAGACGCGGCCCAGCGCGCTGGTGGCCATCGCCGCGCTGTCCCGGCTGGGCGCGACCGCGGTCGTGATGAGACCGGATTCCGACTTGGCCGCGTCGGTCCGGCTCGGGGGAGTGACCGAGCTGCTGACCGACCCCACCAACCTCGAGACGGTGCTGGCGTCCGACCGCCAAGGGCTGCGGCAGGTGCTGGTGCTCGGCGGCGGCGAGTCGCGGGATCTGCACCTGCCCGACGACAGCGACGTCATCGACATGGAGCGCATCGACCCGGACGCCGTCGAGCTGCCCGGGTGGTACCGGCCCAACCCAGGATTGGCCCGGGACTTGGCGTTCATCGCGTTCAGCGCCGTCGGTGGCGAGCTGGTGGCCAAGCAGATCACCAACTACCGCTGGGCGGTGTCGGCCTTCGGGACCGCTTCGACGGCCGCCCTGGGCCGCCAGGACACCGTGTACTGCCTGACCCCGCTGCACCACGAGTCCGCGCTGCTGGTGAGCCTGGGCGGCGCGGTGGTCGGCGGCACCCGCATCGCGCTGTCCCGCGGGCTGGACCGCGACCGGTTCGTCCAGGAGGTGCGGCAGTACGGGGTCACGGTGGTGTCGTACACCTGGGCCATGCTCCGTGAGATCGTCGACGATCCCGCGTTCGTGCTGCACGGCAATCACCCGGTGCGGTTGTTCATCGGTTCCGGCATGCCGACCGGGCTGTGGGAGCGGGTCGTCGACGCGTTCGCGCCCGCCCACGTCGTCGAGTTCTTCGCCACCACCGACGGACAAGCGGTGCTGGCCAACGTGTCTGGCGCCAAGATCGGCAGCAAGGGTCGGCCGCTGCCCGGTGCGGGGCGCATCGAGCTGGCCGCCTACGACGCCGAGCAGGACCTCATCCTGGAGAATGACCGCGGTTTCGTCCAGGTCGCCGAGCCGAAACAGGTGGGGGTGCTGCTCGCCGCGTCCAACGGCCCGATCGATCCGACGGCGTCGGTCAAACGGGGAGTTTTCGCAGCCGGCGACACCTGGATCTCGACCGAGTACCTGTTCTACCGCGACGACGACGGCGACTACTGGCTGGCGGGTAGGCGTGGCTCGATGGTCCACACCGCGCGGGGCCCGGTGTTCGACGAGCCGGTCACCAACGCGCTCGGCTGCATCAACGGTGTCGATCTGGCGGTGACCTACAACGTGCCGGTGGGCGACCGGGAGCTCGCGGTCTCGGCGGTCACGCTGCTTCCCGGGGCAAGCATCACCGCCGCCGACCTGACCGACGCGGTCGCCAAGATCCCGATCGGCGTCGGCCCCGACATCGTCCACGTATGTCCGGAGATGAGCTTGAGCGCCACCTACCGTCCGACCGTGAGCGCCCTGCGCGCGGCGGGAATTCCCAAGTCGGGCCGCCAGGCGTGGTACTTCGACGCCGAAGCGAATTTCTTCCGGAAGCTGACCCCCAGCGTGCGATCCGAACTGCGGGGGCGCACCGATGGTTGA
- a CDS encoding ABC transporter permease — protein MHVTGGSVPLHHPTHHHHARSRLSPQSYAATTTRILRQLAADHRSIALILMVPILVITLMYFMFQNAPHRPGTPSPFNNACLILLGLFPFFVMFIITSITMQRERASGTLERILTTPLRRLDLLLAYGTAFSIAATAQATLACVVSFWLLGFDTAGSPAWVFVIAIVNALLGVGLGLLFSAFARTEFQAVQFIPLVITPQLLLAGIIVPRALMPHWLQWISNVMPASYALEALQQVDAHPGLTYIAVRDVVVVLGFALAALCLAAATLRRRTP, from the coding sequence ATGCACGTCACTGGAGGAAGCGTTCCTCTCCATCATCCGACGCACCACCACCATGCCCGCAGCCGGCTGAGCCCGCAGAGCTACGCGGCCACCACGACCAGAATCCTGCGCCAGCTGGCCGCCGACCACCGCAGCATCGCTCTCATCCTGATGGTGCCGATCCTGGTGATCACGCTGATGTATTTCATGTTCCAAAATGCCCCGCACCGTCCGGGCACGCCGTCCCCGTTCAACAACGCCTGCCTGATTCTCTTGGGCCTCTTTCCGTTTTTCGTGATGTTCATCATCACCTCGATCACCATGCAGCGCGAACGGGCCTCGGGAACCCTGGAGCGCATCCTCACCACACCGCTGCGCCGGCTCGACCTGCTTCTCGCCTACGGGACCGCCTTCTCGATCGCCGCGACCGCGCAGGCCACGTTGGCGTGCGTCGTGTCGTTTTGGTTGCTCGGCTTCGACACCGCGGGCAGCCCGGCATGGGTATTTGTGATCGCGATCGTCAACGCCCTACTGGGCGTCGGGTTGGGCCTGCTGTTTAGCGCGTTCGCCCGCACCGAGTTTCAGGCGGTGCAGTTCATCCCGCTGGTGATCACGCCGCAGCTGCTGCTGGCCGGCATCATCGTTCCCCGAGCGTTGATGCCGCACTGGCTGCAGTGGATCAGCAATGTCATGCCGGCCAGCTACGCCCTGGAGGCCCTGCAGCAGGTCGATGCCCATCCGGGGCTGACCTACATCGCGGTGCGGGACGTCGTGGTCGTGTTGGGCTTCGCGCTCGCGGCGCTGTGCCTGGCGGCGGCGACCCTGCGGCGGCGGACGCCCTAG
- a CDS encoding gluconate 2-dehydrogenase subunit 3 family protein, whose product MADTSRPDHLPNLRQDRQPPHPSWLPKQRRGVTPQMIGRYPDFDVLETADTWDEATKKVMLARLEPPGPLRFFTAEEEPCLRAFCDTVLAQDREPRVPAAESVDSKLADGRLDGYQYADMPDDRDTWRLVLRALDETASSRYGKPSFADAEPDTREAIIDQFSQGDLEGGAWERLNVKRAWSVCMRMTLSGFYSHPWAWNEIGFGGPAYPRGFMRLGGASGDAAAREPFETPGATDEDPVQVVQKGEI is encoded by the coding sequence ATGGCCGACACCTCGCGCCCCGACCACCTACCCAACTTGCGCCAGGATCGCCAACCCCCGCACCCGTCCTGGCTCCCCAAGCAGCGCCGCGGCGTCACGCCCCAAATGATCGGGCGCTACCCGGATTTCGACGTCCTGGAGACGGCCGACACGTGGGACGAGGCGACCAAGAAGGTGATGCTGGCCCGGCTCGAGCCACCCGGCCCGCTGCGGTTCTTCACCGCGGAGGAGGAGCCGTGCCTGCGCGCGTTCTGCGACACCGTGCTGGCGCAGGACCGCGAGCCGCGGGTGCCGGCGGCCGAGTCGGTCGACTCCAAGCTCGCCGACGGGCGGCTCGACGGCTACCAGTACGCCGACATGCCAGACGACCGCGACACCTGGCGGCTGGTGCTGCGGGCGCTCGACGAGACCGCGTCCAGCCGGTACGGGAAGCCTTCATTCGCCGACGCCGAACCCGACACGCGCGAGGCGATCATCGACCAGTTTTCCCAGGGCGACCTGGAGGGCGGAGCGTGGGAGCGCCTGAACGTCAAGCGCGCGTGGTCGGTGTGCATGCGAATGACGTTGTCCGGCTTCTACTCCCACCCGTGGGCGTGGAACGAGATCGGGTTCGGCGGACCGGCCTACCCGCGCGGCTTCATGCGCCTGGGCGGGGCCAGCGGCGACGCGGCCGCGCGCGAACCGTTCGAAACCCCGGGCGCCACGGACGAAGACCCGGTCCAAGTCGTGCAAAAGGGTGAGATCTGA
- a CDS encoding MspA family porin, with product MVVRRAAILALCVVMPTVMAPPTAADPDAETAAASVASDDGRVPSSDPVTFTTPEGWTLTVGAKDESQFPIAPLTTAVSSREYLARGTFVGSLDGVEDPHGVLEVGYEIGCGIDMSTSNGVTVGGGAGVSPGLGFTGLLAGTPAVVPLVTAPLNGLLTVGLKPGVVIVVPVVKKDFKGPNPRVIVTGFHVKIDGCVGQSFIRSYATLTQVTDESDVVLSYVGVTKSV from the coding sequence GTGGTCGTCCGTCGCGCTGCGATCCTTGCGTTGTGCGTGGTCATGCCAACGGTCATGGCGCCCCCGACGGCCGCCGATCCCGACGCTGAAACCGCCGCTGCTTCGGTGGCATCGGACGACGGGCGGGTGCCCTCGTCCGATCCCGTAACCTTCACGACGCCCGAAGGCTGGACCCTGACGGTCGGAGCCAAGGACGAGTCGCAATTCCCCATAGCGCCGTTGACCACCGCGGTCTCGTCGCGCGAATACCTCGCCCGCGGAACGTTCGTCGGTTCGCTGGATGGGGTCGAGGACCCGCACGGCGTCCTCGAGGTGGGTTACGAGATCGGCTGCGGAATCGACATGAGCACGTCCAACGGCGTCACCGTCGGGGGCGGCGCCGGTGTCAGCCCCGGCCTGGGCTTCACCGGCCTGCTGGCCGGTACGCCGGCGGTCGTGCCGCTGGTTACCGCGCCGCTGAACGGCCTGCTGACCGTGGGCCTCAAGCCCGGCGTCGTAATCGTCGTACCGGTGGTCAAGAAAGACTTCAAGGGCCCGAATCCCCGGGTCATCGTTACCGGCTTCCACGTCAAAATCGACGGGTGCGTGGGTCAGTCGTTCATCCGCTCCTACGCGACTCTGACCCAGGTGACCGACGAATCCGACGTGGTGCTGTCGTACGTCGGGGTCACCAAATCCGTCTGA
- a CDS encoding ABC transporter ATP-binding protein, translating into MMSSSSDELLRDGAEPAVTIEHLRVVRGKLPAVQDLSVRIARGTITGLLGPSGSGKTTLMRCIVGTQIVAGGSVRVLGHPAGSRQLRRRVGYMPQDPTIYNDLRVIDNIRYFGQLCGADGSAADEVIASVDLTDYRTTRCANLSGGQRARVSLACALVGRPDLLVLDEPTIGLDPVLRVELWEQFVALARSGITLLVSSHVMDEAERCGDLLLMREGHLLAHTTPGQLRKETGCTSLEEAFLSIIRRTTTMPAAG; encoded by the coding sequence ATGATGAGTTCATCGAGTGATGAATTATTGCGGGACGGCGCCGAGCCGGCCGTAACCATCGAGCATCTCCGCGTGGTACGCGGCAAACTGCCTGCGGTGCAAGATCTTTCCGTTCGGATCGCCCGCGGCACCATCACCGGGCTGCTGGGCCCCTCCGGGTCCGGCAAGACCACGTTGATGCGCTGCATCGTCGGGACGCAGATCGTCGCCGGGGGCTCGGTGAGGGTGCTCGGCCACCCGGCCGGGTCACGTCAGCTGCGGCGGCGGGTCGGCTACATGCCGCAGGATCCGACGATCTACAACGACCTGCGGGTGATCGACAACATCCGCTATTTCGGCCAACTCTGCGGGGCCGACGGTTCGGCCGCGGACGAGGTGATCGCATCGGTCGACCTGACCGATTACCGCACCACCCGCTGCGCCAACCTGTCCGGCGGGCAGCGCGCCCGGGTCTCGCTGGCCTGCGCACTCGTCGGACGCCCCGACCTGCTGGTGCTCGACGAGCCGACCATCGGTCTGGACCCCGTGCTGCGCGTGGAGCTGTGGGAGCAGTTCGTGGCGCTGGCGCGGAGCGGTATCACGCTGCTGGTATCCAGCCACGTGATGGACGAGGCCGAACGCTGCGGCGATCTGCTGCTGATGCGCGAAGGCCACCTGCTGGCGCACACCACGCCAGGTCAGCTTAGGAAGGAAACGGGATGCACGTCACTGGAGGAAGCGTTCCTCTCCATCATCCGACGCACCACCACCATGCCCGCAGCCGGCTGA
- a CDS encoding bile acid:sodium symporter family protein: protein MDNRYWPLVVVVVMLALGLTLTVDDFRRAATLRKPLVVALLCQSLLLPALCLAIAEAFRLEPHLAVGLMLMAATPGGTMSSILSHLFNGDLALNLTLTAINAVLSIIALPAILAVSMTWFLGQGRFLPLQVDKFFTVFGLVLVPIAIGVAFRHRFPELALRLQRPVRVVALVLLVVAVLAAVGRGRTTLWHNLGMLSAAVVAFCAVSLTVGYLAPRLMRLAPRQAVAVSLEVGMHNAVVAMGVALSPQLLNSAEMAMPAALYSGVAPLLAVTFIFLARRLDPAFRVRPAGVERRLVA, encoded by the coding sequence ATGGACAACCGATACTGGCCGCTGGTCGTCGTGGTGGTGATGCTGGCCCTCGGGCTGACGCTCACGGTCGACGACTTCAGGCGGGCGGCCACGCTGCGCAAACCCTTGGTGGTTGCACTGCTCTGTCAGTCGCTGCTGCTGCCGGCCCTGTGCCTGGCGATCGCGGAGGCCTTCCGCCTCGAACCACACCTGGCCGTCGGGCTCATGCTGATGGCCGCCACTCCTGGCGGCACGATGTCGAGCATCCTCAGCCACCTGTTCAACGGCGACCTGGCACTGAACCTCACGCTGACCGCCATCAACGCGGTGCTGTCGATCATCGCCCTGCCGGCGATCCTGGCGGTGTCCATGACCTGGTTCCTCGGGCAAGGGCGGTTTCTACCGCTACAGGTGGACAAGTTCTTCACGGTATTCGGCCTAGTTCTCGTCCCCATCGCGATCGGGGTGGCGTTTCGGCACCGGTTTCCCGAGCTGGCCCTCCGATTGCAGAGGCCGGTCCGGGTAGTCGCGTTGGTGCTGCTGGTGGTGGCCGTGCTCGCGGCCGTCGGCCGGGGACGAACGACGCTATGGCACAACCTCGGCATGCTGAGCGCGGCCGTGGTGGCGTTCTGCGCCGTGAGCCTGACGGTGGGCTACCTGGCGCCGCGGTTGATGCGGCTGGCCCCCCGCCAAGCGGTGGCGGTCAGCCTGGAGGTCGGCATGCACAACGCCGTGGTGGCGATGGGCGTCGCGCTGAGCCCGCAGCTGCTGAACAGCGCCGAAATGGCCATGCCGGCCGCGTTATACAGCGGCGTGGCGCCCCTGTTGGCCGTGACGTTCATCTTCCTCGCGCGTCGCCTGGACCCCGCCTTCCGCGTGCGCCCCGCCGGCGTCGAGCGTCGACTTGTTGCGTGA
- a CDS encoding DNA-3-methyladenine glycosylase codes for MAVDQLLVDPVGAAHRLLGATLTGRGVSAIVVEVEAYGGVPDGPWPDAAAHSYRGISGRNAVMFGPPGRLYTYRSHGIHVCANVSCGPDGTAAAVLLRAAALEDGTDVARARRGELVRAVALARGPGNLCSALGITMDDNGIDLFDPAGPIALELNEPLTPVAGPRVGVSQAADRPWRFWLPGRPEVSAYRRSPRAPAPGASD; via the coding sequence GTGGCTGTCGATCAATTGCTGGTGGACCCCGTCGGGGCCGCCCATCGACTGCTGGGCGCCACCCTCACCGGGCGGGGCGTCAGCGCCATCGTCGTCGAAGTGGAGGCCTACGGCGGGGTTCCCGACGGTCCCTGGCCGGACGCGGCGGCCCACTCCTACCGCGGCATCAGCGGGCGCAACGCGGTGATGTTCGGGCCTCCCGGCCGCCTCTACACGTATCGCAGCCACGGGATCCACGTCTGCGCCAACGTCTCCTGCGGGCCGGACGGGACGGCCGCGGCCGTCTTGCTGCGGGCCGCCGCCCTCGAGGATGGCACCGACGTCGCGCGCGCCCGGCGTGGCGAGCTGGTCCGCGCGGTTGCGCTCGCGCGGGGCCCGGGCAACCTGTGCTCGGCCCTGGGAATCACCATGGACGACAACGGGATTGACCTTTTCGACCCCGCCGGCCCGATAGCCCTGGAACTCAACGAGCCGCTGACGCCTGTGGCCGGTCCCCGCGTCGGCGTCAGCCAGGCCGCCGACCGGCCGTGGCGATTCTGGTTACCGGGCCGGCCCGAAGTCTCGGCCTACCGGCGAAGCCCGCGGGCGCCCGCTCCGGGGGCCAGTGACTAG
- a CDS encoding Trm112 family protein, with product MVDDSLLSILVCPADRGPLLLVDDELLYNPRLRRAYRIEDGIPVLLVDEARDVDEDEHARLMARGRPAGPR from the coding sequence ATGGTTGACGATTCGCTACTGAGCATCCTGGTGTGCCCGGCCGATCGAGGCCCGTTGCTGCTCGTGGACGACGAGCTGTTGTACAACCCGCGGTTGCGGCGCGCCTACCGCATCGAAGACGGCATCCCGGTGCTGCTCGTCGACGAGGCACGCGACGTCGACGAGGACGAGCACGCCCGGCTCATGGCACGAGGCCGTCCGGCAGGTCCCCGGTGA
- a CDS encoding ammonium transporter, translating to MHPIDPAATAWLLASTALVLLMTPGLAIFYGGMVRTTGVLNMIMMSFISIPLVTVAWLLLGYTIAFSEDGVGGFLGNLRHIGMLGITPDTAHGAVPELLYATFQVTFAIITAALVSGAIADRAKFAAWMAFVPAWTIVVYSVVAHWVWGPGGWLAKLGVLDYAGGLVVEIVSGSSALALALVLGPRIGFKKDAMRPHNLPLVLLGVGLLWFGWFGFNAGSALAANGIAAAIFLNTLVAGCLGMLGWLAVEQIRDGRPTTFGAASGVVAGLVAITPSCGTVNTLGAAAVGLAAGIVCSFAVSAKFRFNYDDSLDVVGVHFVGGVVGVALIGLLATAVMTSGPRGLLYGGGFAQLGKQTLAIVVVALYAFTVSFVLAKVIDRVVGFRVSAEDETTGVDLTQHAETAYAEGVHGHLPQRRPGSPES from the coding sequence ATGCATCCGATCGACCCCGCCGCCACCGCGTGGCTGCTGGCCAGCACCGCCCTCGTCCTGCTGATGACCCCCGGCCTGGCGATCTTCTACGGCGGCATGGTCCGCACCACCGGGGTGCTCAACATGATCATGATGAGCTTCATCTCCATACCGCTGGTCACGGTGGCGTGGCTGTTGCTCGGCTACACCATCGCGTTCTCCGAGGACGGGGTGGGCGGGTTCCTCGGCAACCTGCGGCATATCGGGATGCTGGGCATCACCCCGGACACCGCCCACGGCGCGGTTCCCGAACTGCTGTACGCCACCTTCCAGGTCACGTTCGCGATCATCACGGCCGCCCTGGTCAGCGGCGCGATCGCCGACCGCGCCAAGTTCGCCGCCTGGATGGCGTTCGTGCCGGCGTGGACCATCGTGGTGTATTCGGTTGTCGCGCACTGGGTCTGGGGCCCGGGCGGCTGGCTGGCCAAGCTGGGCGTGCTGGACTACGCGGGCGGCCTGGTCGTGGAGATCGTGTCCGGCTCCTCGGCCCTGGCCCTGGCGCTGGTGCTCGGGCCCCGCATCGGTTTCAAGAAGGACGCCATGCGGCCGCACAACCTGCCGCTCGTGTTGCTCGGGGTCGGGCTGCTGTGGTTCGGCTGGTTCGGGTTCAACGCCGGTTCCGCCCTGGCCGCCAACGGAATCGCGGCGGCCATCTTCCTCAACACGCTCGTCGCCGGCTGCCTGGGCATGCTCGGCTGGCTGGCGGTCGAGCAGATCCGTGACGGCAGGCCCACGACGTTCGGGGCGGCGTCCGGCGTGGTGGCCGGCCTGGTCGCCATCACCCCATCGTGCGGAACCGTCAACACGCTCGGCGCGGCGGCCGTCGGCCTCGCGGCCGGCATCGTGTGCTCGTTCGCGGTCAGCGCCAAGTTCCGGTTCAACTACGACGATTCGCTCGACGTAGTCGGCGTGCACTTCGTCGGCGGCGTCGTCGGTGTGGCGTTGATCGGGTTGCTCGCCACGGCGGTCATGACGTCAGGCCCGCGGGGCCTGTTGTACGGGGGCGGATTCGCCCAACTGGGCAAGCAGACGCTCGCGATCGTCGTGGTCGCGCTGTATGCGTTCACGGTGTCCTTCGTGCTCGCGAAGGTGATCGACCGGGTGGTGGGCTTCCGGGTCAGCGCGGAAGACGAGACCACCGGCGTCGACCTCACGCAGCATGCCGAGACGGCCTATGCCGAGGGCGTGCACGGGCACCTCCCGCAGCGTCGTCCCGGATCGCCCGAGAGCTGA
- a CDS encoding TetR/AcrR family transcriptional regulator, translating into MTAVNAGRRRPGRPSGPSDTRERILTSARELFARNGIRNTSIRAVAAAAGVDSALVHHYFGTKEKLFAAAVHIPIDPMDIIGPLRDVPIEEMGYTIPSMLLPLWDSELGTGLIATLRSVLAGSEINLFRTFIQDLIAVEVGPRVDDPPGSGLIRIQFVASQLVGVVMARYILQLEPFTSLPAAQVAQTIAPNLQRYLTGDLPDGLVP; encoded by the coding sequence GTGACGGCCGTCAACGCCGGGCGCCGGCGGCCGGGGCGGCCGTCGGGCCCCTCCGACACCCGCGAGCGCATCCTGACAAGCGCTCGAGAACTCTTTGCGCGCAATGGCATTCGCAACACGTCTATCCGCGCGGTGGCGGCGGCGGCGGGCGTCGATTCGGCGCTGGTGCACCACTACTTCGGCACCAAGGAGAAACTGTTCGCCGCCGCCGTCCACATCCCGATCGACCCGATGGACATCATCGGCCCGTTGCGCGACGTGCCGATCGAGGAAATGGGTTACACGATCCCGTCGATGTTGTTGCCGCTGTGGGACTCCGAGCTGGGCACGGGGCTCATCGCCACGCTGCGCTCGGTCCTGGCCGGGTCGGAGATCAACTTGTTTCGCACGTTCATCCAGGACCTGATCGCCGTGGAGGTGGGCCCGCGTGTCGACGATCCGCCGGGCAGCGGCCTGATCCGCATCCAGTTCGTGGCGTCGCAACTGGTGGGCGTGGTGATGGCGCGCTACATCCTGCAACTGGAGCCGTTCACGTCGCTGCCGGCCGCGCAGGTGGCGCAGACCATCGCGCCGAACCTGCAGCGCTACCTCACCGGGGACCTGCCGGACGGCCTCGTGCCATGA